GTAATAACATAAGTGGACCAGTTCCTGGTGATCTTGGAAACTTGACTAACTTGGTGAGCTTGGATCTTTACTTGAATAGTTTTACTGGTCCCATCCCAGAAAGTTTGGGCAAGCTATCAAAATTAAGATTCCTGTAAGTATGCTTACCACGTAACAAAAACATATGGCATCTACATTTagttcacaattttcaaatagtGCAGTGCAAGTAGGATAACTAATATTTTACtgaatatttaatgattatgaAATTTTGTAATATCTGCATGTTACTGTTATTTATGCATTGGAGTGTACAAACCCAACATGCCCAATTTGACACACACACATGCACATGCCCCCAAATTAAAGGGGCACTTCATGCTTTTGCCATATGTATTTCCTTTAAACATAAATCTGCCTTTGTGTTTTATGTCTATTAATGATAATCATTGCAATTGCATCTCTTGATTGGttctttattataattttttgggGGTTCTTGCCTGTGATGTGCAAGGGTAGTCGGCTCAACAACAACAGCTTGACGGGTCGCATTCCTATGTCATTGATTAATATTTCATCACTTCAAGTGTTGTGAGTGCCTAACTCATTTGGAGATGTTGTGAAGAATTTCCTCACTTGCAtgcacacacatacacaagagGCATGTTTGATGCTAGACTAATTTGTTAATCATTTTACTTGTGTATGCAGGGATCTATCAAACAACCGTCTCTCTGGAGTTGTTCCCGATAATGGTTCCTTCTCAATGTTCACTCCCATCAGGTTGTTTGCTAATAAACATACACCATGTTTTTTTCACTAGCTATTTTGGTAATTCTTATAAAAGGTTTACTTGCATTGCAGTTTTGCTAATAACTTGGACCTATGTGGGCCGGTTACTGGGCATCCCTGCCCAGGTTCTCCTCCATTTTCACCTCCTCCGCCATTTGTCCCACCACCCCCAATTTCCTCACCAGGTAATCTTCTGTTTCATTCTTATTTGTGACTTGCAGTTGCATTTAAATGATTGCTTGCATTGGTATGCTTTTGCCCTGTGGTGCGGTTGATCcttgttttttaatttgattttgctTGTTTTTTATGCTTGAagtttattaatattatgtaCGCAGACATGGAGATGTATTTACTTCAATACATGTGAGCTAACTATTGTAAAGGCCACCTTGGGGAAAAACAGTTGGTTTTATGTGACTGGCAATATCAAAAAATTTCATTTGCTTTAGTAATCATATAAGATGCTTTTGATATTGGTTTATTGAAATTGTTATTGTCTAAGAAGTGGTTTTACATCTACAGCCTATAAAAATCTGCAATtactctttttctctctttttattctGTAATTTTCCTTTTACTATGTGAGTTTATAATATGTAACAATTTTGgatgttgatttttttattctttgcatcAAAATTCAGGTGGGAATGGTGCAACTGGAGCAATTGCTGGAGGAGTAGCTGCTGGTGCGGCCTTACTATTTGCTGCTCCTGCATTAGCATTTGCTTGGTGGCGTCGTAGGAAACCTCAAGAATTCTTCTTTGATGTACCAGGTTAGTGTGTAAACAAAAGTTGAACccgttttttaaatatttattgacaTTTTGGTAATGAGGTGTATTATCTCCTTGCAGCTGAGGAGGATCCTGAAGTTCATCTGGGACAACTTAAAAGGTTTTCACTGCGAGAATTACAAGTTGCAACAGATAGTTTCTGCAACAAAAACATTCTTGGTAGAGGAGGATTTGGCAAGGTTTACAAAGGACGTCTAGCAGATGGCTCATTGGTAGCAGTAAAGAGACTGAAAGAAGAGCGTACTCCAGGAGGGGAGTTGCAGTTTCAAACAGAAGTAGAGATGATAAGCATGGCTGTGCATCGAAATCTCCTTAGATTACGCGGGTTTTGCATGACACCAACTGAACGACTCCTTGTTTATCCATACATGGCAAATGGAAGTGTTGCATCATGTTTAAGAGGTAGTCTTGCTTTTGATTACACATTCGTCCTTGAATTTTAACTGCAACCTCACATCTTGTTTCGACAATATGCTTGTCTGCTGGCATTTTTAAGAATTGACCCTTTATGCTACCCTTTATCATTCTTATTCATCTATTGATGAATGCATGTAGAGCGCCCACCATCTCAACCTCCTCTTGATTGGCCAACACGGAAGCGAATTGCATTGGGATCTGCTAGGGGTCTATCTTATTTGCATGATCATTGTGACCCAAAGATTATTCATCGCGATGTTAAAGCTGCAAATATTTTGTTGGATGAGGATTTTGAGGCTGTTGTTGGGGATTTTGGGTTGGCTAAATTGATGGACTACAAGGATACTCATGTCACTACTGCTGTTCGTGGTACAATAGGACATATAGCTCCAGAGTACCTCTCTACTGGAAAATCATCTGAAAAAACTGATGTTTTCGGGTATGGAATCATGCTTCTGGAGCTAATTACTGGACAGAGGGCTTTTGACCTTGCTCGGCTTGCAaatgatgatgatgttatgTTGCTTGATTGGGTACGCAATCATTTACTAGTGTTTACTTTCTTGCCAATTGCTTATATAATTCCTGGAGCAATTTAACTTTGAGAGAATTACCATGAggtcccttggttttgaagaaatCAATTAGTTTGTCTCTATTTCAAAATCATTCAATTAAAACATCTATGTATTTTGTGAAATTGAACTCTTTAGTCTTGCTATCAGAAAAACCTTTAGTTCTTAGGAGACTTGATAGTAATTTACCTTTTAACTTCTATTTGGACTTTGACATGACTGTGAGAGTTGCCTATCTATCATCCAAATCAATTTTTGGATGAGCTACATAATGTCTAGATGAAAGTTTTTCTGCTTCCATGTTCTATCTTCGGCCTCTAATCGTATATGATCGTCTTATCAGGTAAAAGGACTTCTGAAAGAGAAGAAGTTAGAAATGCTGGTGGATCCGGATCTCCAGAACAAATACGTAGAAGCCGAGGTGGAGCAGTTAATCCAGGTGGCACTGCTCTGTACACAAGGGTCGCCAATGGAACGGCCTAAAATGTCGGAAGTGGTACGAATGCTCGAAGGGGATGGCTTGGCGGAGAGATGGGATGAGTGGCAAAAGGTGGAAGTTCTCCGGCAGGATGTGGAGCTAGCACCTCATCCTAATTCTGACTGGATTGTAGACTCAACAGAAAATCTGCATGCAGTAGAGTTATCTGGTCCAAGGTGACATTGGCAGAACCACAAGTAAAGAAGAAATACtcactactttttttttttttaatcataattttattttctatct
This is a stretch of genomic DNA from Manihot esculenta cultivar AM560-2 chromosome 2, M.esculenta_v8, whole genome shotgun sequence. It encodes these proteins:
- the LOC110609725 gene encoding somatic embryogenesis receptor kinase 2 isoform X2; this translates as MMERKVGALVFVWLIFLLLPLWLALCNMEGDALHSLRSNLIDPNNVLQSWDPTLVNPCTWFHVTCNNDNSVIRVDLGNAALSGQLVPQLGLLKNLQYLELYSNNISGPVPGDLGNLTNLVSLDLYLNSFTGPIPESLGKLSKLRFLDLSNNRLSGVVPDNGSFSMFTPISFANNLDLCGPVTGHPCPGSPPFSPPPPFVPPPPISSPGGNGATGAIAGGVAAGAALLFAAPALAFAWWRRRKPQEFFFDVPAEEDPEVHLGQLKRFSLRELQVATDSFCNKNILGRGGFGKVYKGRLADGSLVAVKRLKEERTPGGELQFQTEVEMISMAVHRNLLRLRGFCMTPTERLLVYPYMANGSVASCLRERPPSQPPLDWPTRKRIALGSARGLSYLHDHCDPKIIHRDVKAANILLDEDFEAVVGDFGLAKLMDYKDTHVTTAVRGTIGHIAPEYLSTGKSSEKTDVFGYGIMLLELITGQRAFDLARLANDDDVMLLDWVKGLLKEKKLEMLVDPDLQNKYVEAEVEQLIQVALLCTQGSPMERPKMSEVVRMLEGDGLAERWDEWQKVEVLRQDVELAPHPNSDWIVDSTENLHAVELSGPR
- the LOC110609725 gene encoding somatic embryogenesis receptor kinase 1 isoform X3; amino-acid sequence: MMERKVGALVFVWLIFLLLPLWLALCNMEGDALHSLRSNLIDPNNVLQSWDPTLVNPCTWFHVTCNNDNSVIRVDLGNAALSGQLVPQLGLLKNLQYFRLNNNSLTGRIPMSLINISSLQVLDLSNNRLSGVVPDNGSFSMFTPISFANNLDLCGPVTGHPCPGSPPFSPPPPFVPPPPISSPGGNGATGAIAGGVAAGAALLFAAPALAFAWWRRRKPQEFFFDVPAEEDPEVHLGQLKRFSLRELQVATDSFCNKNILGRGGFGKVYKGRLADGSLVAVKRLKEERTPGGELQFQTEVEMISMAVHRNLLRLRGFCMTPTERLLVYPYMANGSVASCLRERPPSQPPLDWPTRKRIALGSARGLSYLHDHCDPKIIHRDVKAANILLDEDFEAVVGDFGLAKLMDYKDTHVTTAVRGTIGHIAPEYLSTGKSSEKTDVFGYGIMLLELITGQRAFDLARLANDDDVMLLDWVKGLLKEKKLEMLVDPDLQNKYVEAEVEQLIQVALLCTQGSPMERPKMSEVVRMLEGDGLAERWDEWQKVEVLRQDVELAPHPNSDWIVDSTENLHAVELSGPR
- the LOC110609725 gene encoding somatic embryogenesis receptor kinase 2 isoform X4, giving the protein MMERKVGALVFVWLIFLLLPLWLALCNMEGDALHSLRSNLIDPNNVLQSWDPTLVNPCTWFHVTCNNDNSVIRVDLGNAALSGQLVPQLGLLKNLQYLDLSNNRLSGVVPDNGSFSMFTPISFANNLDLCGPVTGHPCPGSPPFSPPPPFVPPPPISSPGGNGATGAIAGGVAAGAALLFAAPALAFAWWRRRKPQEFFFDVPAEEDPEVHLGQLKRFSLRELQVATDSFCNKNILGRGGFGKVYKGRLADGSLVAVKRLKEERTPGGELQFQTEVEMISMAVHRNLLRLRGFCMTPTERLLVYPYMANGSVASCLRERPPSQPPLDWPTRKRIALGSARGLSYLHDHCDPKIIHRDVKAANILLDEDFEAVVGDFGLAKLMDYKDTHVTTAVRGTIGHIAPEYLSTGKSSEKTDVFGYGIMLLELITGQRAFDLARLANDDDVMLLDWVKGLLKEKKLEMLVDPDLQNKYVEAEVEQLIQVALLCTQGSPMERPKMSEVVRMLEGDGLAERWDEWQKVEVLRQDVELAPHPNSDWIVDSTENLHAVELSGPR
- the LOC110609725 gene encoding somatic embryogenesis receptor kinase 1 isoform X1, coding for MMERKVGALVFVWLIFLLLPLWLALCNMEGDALHSLRSNLIDPNNVLQSWDPTLVNPCTWFHVTCNNDNSVIRVDLGNAALSGQLVPQLGLLKNLQYLELYSNNISGPVPGDLGNLTNLVSLDLYLNSFTGPIPESLGKLSKLRFLRLNNNSLTGRIPMSLINISSLQVLDLSNNRLSGVVPDNGSFSMFTPISFANNLDLCGPVTGHPCPGSPPFSPPPPFVPPPPISSPGGNGATGAIAGGVAAGAALLFAAPALAFAWWRRRKPQEFFFDVPAEEDPEVHLGQLKRFSLRELQVATDSFCNKNILGRGGFGKVYKGRLADGSLVAVKRLKEERTPGGELQFQTEVEMISMAVHRNLLRLRGFCMTPTERLLVYPYMANGSVASCLRERPPSQPPLDWPTRKRIALGSARGLSYLHDHCDPKIIHRDVKAANILLDEDFEAVVGDFGLAKLMDYKDTHVTTAVRGTIGHIAPEYLSTGKSSEKTDVFGYGIMLLELITGQRAFDLARLANDDDVMLLDWVKGLLKEKKLEMLVDPDLQNKYVEAEVEQLIQVALLCTQGSPMERPKMSEVVRMLEGDGLAERWDEWQKVEVLRQDVELAPHPNSDWIVDSTENLHAVELSGPR
- the LOC110609725 gene encoding somatic embryogenesis receptor kinase 1 isoform X5, which codes for MSITGLSTYHCAKRELYSNNISGPVPGDLGNLTNLVSLDLYLNSFTGPIPESLGKLSKLRFLRLNNNSLTGRIPMSLINISSLQVLDLSNNRLSGVVPDNGSFSMFTPISFANNLDLCGPVTGHPCPGSPPFSPPPPFVPPPPISSPGGNGATGAIAGGVAAGAALLFAAPALAFAWWRRRKPQEFFFDVPAEEDPEVHLGQLKRFSLRELQVATDSFCNKNILGRGGFGKVYKGRLADGSLVAVKRLKEERTPGGELQFQTEVEMISMAVHRNLLRLRGFCMTPTERLLVYPYMANGSVASCLRERPPSQPPLDWPTRKRIALGSARGLSYLHDHCDPKIIHRDVKAANILLDEDFEAVVGDFGLAKLMDYKDTHVTTAVRGTIGHIAPEYLSTGKSSEKTDVFGYGIMLLELITGQRAFDLARLANDDDVMLLDWVKGLLKEKKLEMLVDPDLQNKYVEAEVEQLIQVALLCTQGSPMERPKMSEVVRMLEGDGLAERWDEWQKVEVLRQDVELAPHPNSDWIVDSTENLHAVELSGPR